A stretch of Castanea sativa cultivar Marrone di Chiusa Pesio chromosome 2, ASM4071231v1 DNA encodes these proteins:
- the LOC142623188 gene encoding uncharacterized protein LOC142623188 produces MEKKQSDQEKRERKPESEREKGKLEGLPLETSPYVNYGDSEDYKRQAYGTEGHLEPKTGRGAGATDAPTRSGAAVSSDSTATNVTNRQGVP; encoded by the coding sequence ATGGAGAAGAAACAGAGTGATCaggagaagagggagagaaagccagagagtgaaagagagaagGGAAAGTTAGAAGGGCTTCCTTTGGAGACCAGTCCGTATGTGAATTATGGGGACTCCGAAGATTACAAGCGCCAAGCTTATGGAACTGAAGGTCACCTCGAGCCCAAGACTGGTCGTGGCGCTGGAGCCACTGATGCCCCAACTCGCTCTGGTGCTGCTGTCTCATCTGACAGTACTGCTACTAATGTCACTAATCGCCAAGGGGTCCCCTAA
- the LOC142625356 gene encoding uncharacterized protein LOC142625356: MKAVVDMRQLMDRIDKYKRVEEYQLQSKGKMKAYPERKDPRGGVFQDSRPKRNLSSHPISAEMPLINSLFKEPVHHILEKIRHETYFRPPNKMSGDASMRNQNLHCHYHQDKGHTMEECRTLRDHLNQLIKAGKINHLLAKPDGNKEQLGTRKYWGHAPQPSLGTIHVILAQGRRDFGKTYRVMTVQNRGGNEDIEESHQASKRVKVSATPVLGFSDKDKEGTFQPHDDALVVTVRIGGYDVKRVLVDDGSGAEIMYPDLFNGLGLREEDLEKYDYPLVGFDGNQMTPRGMIRLPVQVEGLEVQVNFIVVMAYSPYTAILARPWLHAMEAVSSTLHVMVKYPIQGDVRVLHGSQMVARQCLTSATVRTGRGSLEGEVLETS, encoded by the coding sequence ATGAAGGCCGTAGTAGACATGCGTCAGCTCATGGACCGGATAGACAAGTATAAACGGGTAGAAGAATACCAGTtacaaagcaaaggaaaaatgaaagcGTATCCCGAAAGGAAAGATCCCCGAGGAGGGGTTTTCCAAGACAGTCGGCCTAAGCGAAACCTTTCAAGCCACCCGATAAGTGCCGAGATGCCTCTGATTAACTCCTTATTCAAAGAGCCCGTGCATCATATACTGGAGAAGATTCGGCATGAAACATACTTTAGACCACCCAACAAAATGAGCGGTGACGCATCTATGAGAAATCAGAATCTCCACTGTCATTATCACCAGGATAAAGGACACACTATGGAGGAGTGCCGGACATTACGTGATCATCTGAATCAATTGATTAAGGCTGGGAAGATCAATCACCTATTGGCAAAGCCGGATGGGAACAAAGAACAATTAGGCACTCGGAAATATTGGGGTCATGCCCCCCAACCATCTTTAGGCACTATTCATGTCATCTTGGCCCAGGGGAGACGAGACTTCGGGAAAACCTATCGGGTCATGACCGTTCAAAACAGAGGTGGGAATGAGGACATAGAAGAAAGTCACCAAGCAAGTAAAAGAGTGAAGGTCTCGGCAACGCCCGTGTTGGGGTTTTCTGATAAGGATAAGGAAGGCACAtttcaaccccatgatgatgccttggtggttACGGTTCGTATCGGGGGATATGATGTGAAACGGGTCTTGGTAGACGACGGAAGTGGGGCCGAGATAATGTATCCGGATCTCTTTAATGGATTAGGGTTGAGAGAGgaagatttggaaaaatatgaTTATCCGTTGGTCGGTTTTGATGGGAATCAGATGACCCCCCGAGGAATGATTAGGTTGCCCGTGCAGGTGGAGGGTTTAGAGGTACAAGTaaacttcatagttgttatggcaTACTCCCCATACACAGCTATTTTGGCAAGGCCGTGGTTGCATGCAATGGAAGCAGTTTCATCCACTTTACACGTAATGGTAAAATACCCGATACAAGGAGATGTCAGAGTACTACATGGCAGTCAGATGGTAGCTAGGCAATGTCTAACGTCCGCCACTGTTCGAACAGGCCGAGGATCGTTGGAAGGAGAGGTTCTTGAgacatcatag
- the LOC142623838 gene encoding uncharacterized protein LOC142623838 — MAINCAKERWEHSNSSEQAVEEELDEDLSFCDLPVISNLAEEKEEEQSRKEDALAIDRQTQEEFDFPSTGGSLLRESEMCAADEVFFQGQILPLRLSVSSQSGSGGVKQENQNISRCTSRSESMDHNSTSGFTSNNSSRSSSTRSHNSTSSTSSNSTFRRNSKPIRVQNNFLTCPSPKPQIRISTTRQGAVSSRSRNSSARDFFRLGLVPTPEIGLQDLKVRRNSSVNKNSVSRNSSLSSSSSSTSAKINNCSSRKSNSGLNMEDKQIRQGFLERRLGGLLSGCKCTDETVSSNVVIIKSNSESATTTHAKKAEKLLELKMKKNQEEKQQGKQAMSRHRTYEWLKELSHATYPPGS; from the coding sequence ATGGCAATTAACTGtgccaaagaaagatgggaacaTTCAAACTCATCAGAGCAAGCAGTTGAAGAAGAATTAGATGAAGATTTATCATTCTGTGATCTACCAGTCATTAGTAATTTGGCCgaggagaaagaagaagagcaatCAAGAAAAGAAGACGCTTTGGCAATTGATCGTCAAACACAAGAAGAATTCGATTTTCCCTCAACGGGTGGCTCTCTTTTGAGAGAATCAGAAATGTGTGCTGCTGATGAGGTTTTCTTTCAAGGTCAAATCCTCCCACTACGTCTCTCAGTTAGCTCCCAGAGTGGCTCAGGCGGTGTCAAGCAAGAAAACCAGAACATTAGCCGGTGCACATCAAGGTCTGAGTCCATGGACCATAATTCAACAAGTGGGTTCACTAGCAACAATAGTAGCAGAAGCAGCAGTACTAGAAGTCACAACTCAACAAGCAGCACTAGCTCCAACAGTACATTCAGACGAAATTCCAAGCCAATTAGAGTCCAAAACAACTTTCTTACATGCCCAAGTCCCAAACCCCAGATCAGAATTTCAACAACTCGACAAGGAGCTGTGAGTAGCCGAAGCCGCAACTCATCCGCAAGGGACTTTTTCCGACTGGGTTTGGTACCAACACCTGAGATTGGATTGCAAGACCTTAAGGTTCGTAGAAACAGTAGTGTTAACAAAAATTCAGTCAGTCGCAATAGCAGTCTTAGTAGCAGTAGCAGTAGTACTAGTGCTAAGATTAATAATTGTAGTAGTCGCAAAAGCAACTCTGGTTTGAACATGGAGGATAAACAAATAAGGCAAGGATTCTTGGAGAGAAGACTAGGAGGATTGTTGAGTGGCTGTAAGTGTACAGATGAAACAGTTTCTTCAAATGTTGTCATCATTAAGAGCAATAGTGAAAGTGCTACAACAACGCATGCTAAGAAAGCTGAGAAACTGTTGGAGTTGAAGATGaaaaagaaccaagaagaaaagCAGCAGGGAAAGCAAGCAATGTCACGCCATCGAACGTATGAATGGTTAAAGGAGCTTTCTCATGCAACTTATCCTCCTGGGTCCTGA